CCTCTGAGGGCCCCAGCTCTCCAGGAAGTAGCATGTGTGCAAGGCTCAGGGACAGCACCTCTGGGACTTCAGGCCTCTGGGGTGCCCTGGATGGGGGCCTGGCCCATCGCCAGCAACGGGCGGGGAGGGGATTTAAAACCTGGGATGTGGGGAGGTGGCCAGGGGTCTTGCCTCAGTCCCACCCCACCCTGTTAAGGCAGCAGGTCAGGTGACAGGGAGAGGAGCTGGGCCCTGCAGCCACAACAGGGATGGCCCCAGGATGGGAGGGAATTGCCGCTCCTCCAGGGAACATTAGTGTTTCTAAGAGCACCTTAGTGTTAGTCCCACCTCAGGCCTGCTGGCCAGGGAAAGAGGCcatgaaagggaaggaaggacgCAGCCCAGCCCCAGGAGGACTGCCAGAAGGTGGGGAAGGGAGCCCGCTGCCTCCAGTGCGGGCCCACGCTCACTGGTGCAGACGGGCCTCACCTGCCCGGATGAGAGCTGCCTGCCCAGTTGGCCCTGCAGCCTGGTGACAGGCCGCCTGATGGGCCCGAATCAGCTGCTAAATGGAATGCAGGAGACCCGGCTGGTGTGGACGGAGGGCGGGAGGGCCTTGGCATGTCACTGCGGCAGAGGCACGAGCACCTCCACATAGCTGAGGGGGAAGAAGCCCGACTGGCCGTGCAGCATGCCCTCGTACCAGTTCTCGTCGATCTGGTTGGTGAGCGTGATGAGGTCGCCCTCGCGGAAGCCCAGCTCCCCGTCGTTCTCAGGCTCAAAGTCGTACAGTGCCTTGCAGCTGGGCTGGTCCAGGGGTGCTGGGGGCCGGAGAGATGTGAGGGCCACTGTGCTCTCACCAGCTCTCTCTCACCAAGCCCTGGCCCCTCTCCCTGGTGGCCCTGCCACtcagctgccccctcccccactgctGGAGGAAGAGAGGCGGAGCCAGGTCTGGCAATGGTCAGCCACAGTGTTGCTGGGAAGCACTGGAGATGCCCACAGGGTCAAGGGGAAAGGAGACTGCCCAGAGCACTCAGGGCACTGTACAGGCAAGACAGCCTTGAGCCAGGCTGGTGTCCTTGGCCCTCAGCACTTGAGCCCCTGGTGTGCACATGAGGCTAGGGGCTGGAGACCCACCAGCGGTGGGGGCGGTCCAACTAGCTCCCATCTGGGCCCCACTGCCCACAGGGGACAGGCGGGACTTCCTGGCCCAGGAGATGTGTAGGAGAAAGACCCTTTCGGAATACAACAGAAGGCAGTGTTGCCAGCTAAGTCCAGCCATCAGCAGGGAAGCCATTAGCAGGGGACACTCACGCATGCTCCTACTGGGGGTCCGGATGGGCTTGTCTGAAGATCGGAAGGATGATGAAGCTGCTTGTGAACAGAACAGAGGGAGACTGATCACAGTGTGTATGGGGGCCATTTCCTGGTCCCTGGACCCCTCCTGTAGTCCAGGTGGACAATAGGCTTCGGTTTTCCTGGGCCTTGGCTCTCAGAGGCCTGGGACAGGGCCAGCCCTCTGTCACCCAGAGCAGCATTCCATTCCCTGCTACCTGTGGTCTTGGGGGCTGTGGTGCAGGGGAAGCCCCCGTTGGACTGCTCAGGCTCTCCGAGGTCAAACGGCTCCCGGGGCTTGGGCTTGTACTCCCGCTTGGGACGTGAGGAGGCGTCTCGCACCCTGTGAGGGGAATCATTGGCCATGAGGGCCTCAGCACTCCAGATCCAAGCTGATGCCCTAGGCCCCGTCACAGGGGACATTGTTGGTTGGAGGCTCCAGGAACCAGTCAGAGGCCCTGGGCTGGTCCCCCACCCCCGCCCGGCACCTTCAGAAGCTGCAGACTACTTCTAGATAGTTCAATGCACGGGTGAGGTCCCCAACAGCCCAGGAAGCAGGTGCCCTGCACATCCTGTCCCGCCTCCCTGAAGCCGGCCCAGCTCTAGTTGACCACACGCCTCAGGTGAGCCTCAGGCAGGGCATGGGTGAGGAGGGGTCAGCAGGCTACCGTGGACCTCAGGGTGAACTGGGTGGCTCAGCACTCCCCTAACCTCTTGGCCCTCATGTCACTCCTGCTGTCTCCCAGGGGGACCAGGACGAGCCTAATAATGTCCTGCTTCCTCATGTGGCCCCTCGAAACTCAGGCAGCCTGGGAGACTCTGGAAGCAGACTCAGGGCCATGCTGTGGAACCTGCTCACACCTATGGCCAACAGAGGGGCATGAGGGCCCAGGGCCTGCAGAAAGCATGGGGACTCAGGCTTCAGGGAACTCTCGCGGGGAGCCATcggggacagggagagaacaaGAGGGACTCCAGCAGAGAAGATGCCCGCCACAGCGAGGCGGCCCACCTGCGCCTGAGCTTGTCGGCCAGCTCGTCCAGGATCTGCACGGCCTGTCGGTGGTAGTCCAGCTGCGCGTCCACCAGGGCCGAGAGCTGGCTCACCTGCTCGATCTGTGGGACCAGCAGGGCTGGAGGGACACCACTGTGGTGGCGTCTCCCTGCTGACCCCCACGCTACAGCCTGAGCAGGGCCCCAGGTTTGGGGAGTGCTCCTTGCTTTTGGCAGTGGACAGGCTGCTGCCTGCAGCCCTCTGTCCCCCTGAAGCCATGAGGCCTCCCTCAAGCTTTCGCCGAGCCTGGGTGTGCCAGGTACAGGAGGGGTTACCCTGGCTCCTCTGTGatgccaccccacccccaagacACCCAGGGCAGCTGGTCACACAGGAGGGCACAGTGGGGTACGGCCACGCACGTCTGTCTCCAGGAGGTTGTGCATGCTGGTCTCTGCCACTTCCTTGGACTCCTCAAACTTCTCCAAGGCCTGGCGCAGCTCCTCGTCAGGGATCTTGCCCTGCCGCTTCTTTTTGTAGTCAAAGTCCAGGCGGCGACCTTCCAGCTTCTTCAGATGGTGCTGTAGGTTGCAGGGGACAAGTGTCACCTGGTGGCTCCCAGGATAGACGGGAGAATTGTCCAACATGTGACCTAGTTGTTGTGGAAGAGTGACCCTGGGGCTGGGCTGAGGGCGGGACTGGGCAGTGGGACGCTGCAGCAGCACCTGGATCTCCTTCAGGTCTTTGTCACACAGGTTCTGCAGTGGGTCAATGAAGTTCTGCTTGACCTCTATGTCCAGTGAGTCCTTCACCTCAGCCAGGCGCTTCATGGACTCCCCTGCATCCAGCAGGGCATCACCTGCAGAGAAGAGGGGCATGGGAAGCTGTCGCAGGGGCCCTTCCTGCTGGATCGCTATCCTCCCTGCTCTTGAACAGCCCCTCCTCAACAGCCAACATCCTGGCAATTGGAATTTGGTACCAAACAAAGGCTCTTCCCTAGTGTCCCTCCCTATGGTCAGGTTTGGGTGAATCGACCCCTGCCCGCCCACCCCCACTGGTCTGGACAGCCTCCTGCATGGGGAAGCTCTTTGTGCCATCACATGTCCCCAGTCCCAAGGATGGCACTTGGCACAGAGGACCTGAGAGCTGTGCCCCTGGGGACTATGCTCAGGGCTGCCCTGCAGGGGGCAGCATGTGCAGCTCACCAAAGTTGGACTCTCCGCCCAGCTCCTTCCCGTGGCGGATCATGCACTCTCCCAGGAGGCCTTCCGACTGCGGGTAGCCAGGGTTCTTCACCTGGCCCCGGATCTTGGACACCGTGTTCAGCATTGTCAGCTTGGCCCGAGAGGCTGCAACAGGACCAGCCAGGGGGGCGCCATGGGGATGCCTCCCACACCTGTCCCTTCCTAAAGTGCACCTGTGCAAGACCTGTTTCCCAAGATCGCCCACAAGACAGGCCACCAGGAGTGTGACTCCCCTCTGGACACCCCAGCAGCCAAAAAGAATTGGCAGTGCACAGGAAGAGCGGGTCCCCAAATGAGTGCAGTGAAAAAAAAAGCTgcaagagggaggagggagctgcACGTGCGGCCTCAGGGGTGGGGGACACAGCTGTGGACCTCTGTCCCTTTCTGTTCTTGGCACTGGCCTCCAGTGGCTGCTGCTGGATTTGCTGCTCATCTGTGCTCCTTGCCTCCCACTGCAGAGCCAGGGGAAAGGTTCtgcctgctctgggcccaggagTCAGCCCCATATCCAAGGATGGAGCCCTGGCCAGATCAGGAGATTggtacccccacacacactgctCCAGTTTGTCAGGAGGGGAAAGGTGTTCTTTTCTGCAGGGCCTGTTGGCTGGCGGTGGCGGAGTTACTGAAGGGTAAGATTGTTATGCGGAGAAGTTGGCCCTACAGTGAAGCCAGCGTAGAGGAAGGCAAGTTGTCAGCTCAAGTAGAAAACAAGTACATGATCCTAAACACGATGCTTGGACCCCTGGATCCAGCCATGCCTGCAGCCCACCCACCCAGGCACAGTAGTCTCTCTTTGCGCTCTGTTAATTTAAGATTCTTGTTGACACAGGAGGCCTGGGCAGACCCCAGATAACAAGCTGGCCCTACCTGGGTTGGGCTGCAGATACTCGATTGTTCTGACCAGCACTTCTGCCACTGCCTTGCTGGTGACATCCACCTTCTGTGGAGAGAGGCAGTGTTTGGGCTCCACAGCCATTGGCACCCAAGGCCAAAACAGGACTGCCCAACCCTGTCCATCAGCTCAGCTGAATCCTGTCCCCATCGCTGCTTGCCTGGGGTTGGGTAGAAGCTGCTACCTATGAGTCCACCTGACTGACAGGGGCCTGTCAGTCATAGCCCTGCCAGGGTGGGCAATCCACTGGGGCTCCACGGTGAGGTAGCACTCTGGGGCCCCTCTTTTAGTAGCACTGACCAGCGTGAGGAGCCTGGGCAGTTCCCTACCTTCTCCATCTCTTTGAAGTCATCGTCCAGCTTGGTCCCCTCTGCCCCTCCGACCTTCTCGCTGACCAACTGGAAGACAAAAGGAGGGAGATCATGTGAagtgcagaggaggaggaagaggcaccCCTGGGTGTATCCTAGTCACATCTTCTATAGCCACCATGGCCTACAGGGAACCTAAACAGGGTGACGACAGCAAGACTGACAAGGTGGCTGGGCGAGACCTGGCAGTCCAGGTGGCACTGGACCTCAGGGGTGCACCCAGGACCAAACACTCTCCTTGGAGAGGCAGACCTACAGGTGAGGGGTGCAGGATCCCACTGTGTAGGAAAACAGCCCTGGAGACACACTTCCAGAAGTGCCTACATGAACCCCCTGCAGATGGAGACGTGCGTTTGCCCCACACCTTTCTTGAGTATCTTTCAATCgagtgaaaaaacaaacaaatccaccAAAACCCTGCTCATAATTTGGTTGAGAGCCAGCCAACAGGTAAATGGTCTGGGGTGAGGGGCAGGTGGCCAGAGCGGGTCCGGTGCACGTGCATGTGCTCGACCCCTGCAGCTGACACCCAGGCACACCCTCCCGAGCTGCAGAGCAGGCGCAGCTGCCCCACACGCACACTGTGAGCTCCCGGGAAGTTCACAAGGTGAGTGCACACCTGGGTCCTCCGGGACTGACCAGTACTATGACCATAATGACCTACAAAGGTGGCCAGTCAGGGATGTACACCAGTTACAGGAATGCGAGGGTAAGCACAACAAGAACACCATCCACCAGCCGCACCCTCTGACCAAGTGCTAGGATGTGAAAAAATCCACTGGCTGCAAAAGTAGCCCTGAAACTCGGAAGAATTACCAGGGGAACCTCAATCATGCTGGCACACTGAGGGCTTGGTACAGGTTTATATCTGTGTGACATGGAGGCTGGTCTACTGGAAACCTTGagggccccagggagcagggcagagACCCCTGAGTCCCTGCACTGCCGAGGTTCCTTGCCCAGTGCCTTCAGGGCACTGTGAACAGGGAGCACAAAGGCAGGCTTGCTGTACCTTTCCTGAGTCCCTGTCCATTCAGCcaggagggagatggggatgaGACAAAGCACCTGTCAGGGAATGTGCAGTTCTCTAAGCCAAACACAGACCCTCTTACATACAGCTGGAGCAAGATTAAGAAATGGAACAGGTTGGCCACCTCCCACCACCTGGGCAGGACAGGCTGCGGGGCCCCCTGACCAAGGGCTCCTGTGCCTGGGAGGTGGCTGGGCGAGACCTGGCAGTCCAGGTGGCACTGTACGTCAGGCTCACCGCACCCCGAggagccccaccccaccccaccccaggaggaAACCTTAGTCTGGTGCTAGGCCTGGCTGTGGGCACAGAGATGCCAACACACACAGAATTGGCGGCATTTCTAGAGACACCTGCTCAGAGACACTGTGTACACCAGGTGTGCATGCAGGGGCCAGCTGTGGCTGAATGACACGTTGACAACCCTATGACAGGGCTGGGATGCCCTCCTGGGTAGGAGGCTGATGGATGGCAGCGAGGCTGCTCCTGGGCTACTGCGGTGCCTCAACCTCCCACCAGAGGCTCCCTGCCTCTCCAGGAAGGAAACTGAGTGGGCCTTGCTCCATCCTCTATGGGCATACCTAGAGGGGAGCAGGCCCAGGGGCAGACAGCACACGGAAACTGCCCCGTTTACTTAAGAAGGGTTTCTCACTGCAGGACTTAAGAGCTTTCCAGAGTGGGCAGCATGAGGTGAGGAGGGACAGCCGTGGGCTCCTTCCAGTAATCAGTGTTTATGTGGGATGGCCTGGCAGCCTGTTCCCACCTGAAGTGAGGCTCTGGCACAGAGGGCCTGAGTCTTCTGGTGGTTTCCACAGCTCACTCACCACACCCCCACGTGGTTCAACTGTCAGGAGGCTTGATGTCACTCAAGTGACCGTGCACATTTAATGTCCTGGTCTAATGGTATGTGACCATATCCCAGGTGCaggtatgtatgtgtgcacacacacccgGACAGCAGAGACAGGCTTGTGTCCTTCTGGCAGCTAACAGTCACAGCAGAAGAGTGGAAGGTGTCATTTGCTGTCACTGGTGACTATTACCCCAAGACTGAGGGGTACCTGCCAGTCTACACCTAGCAGTCTCCCTGGCTCCAAATGTTGCAAGATGTGAGCAAGGGATGCTGTGATGGTCCCTGTAGTGCCCAGTGTGCTATATGAAGGGAGGCCTAGCAGAGTATTTGGTGGCCCAGGACACAGGTAGAGACAGTGAGGATCCCACAGGAACCACAGCAACCCAGGAGGAAATGGCCCAAGAGCAGAAATGGGGAGGCTTGAGAAGTACCCACCCTCCCAGATGTGCTTGCTGGGCCCAGGAGCAGGCCTGCTCCACAGAAGGCAGCCTTCCAGATCACCCGACTGCACATCCCCTTGTCCACGCCCACTGGGAGGCTGGACTCCTGATCCAGGAGGCGCCTGGGACTTAGGGGAGAGGCAGGAAAGAAGTGGGAGGGACACTGGCCCCCTGTCACTGCTGGCCCTGCACAGTGTGCTCCACCCCACAGGGAGGCTGGCCCAGGGATTAGGCCAGGATTAGGAATAAAGACCCTCTGCCAGCAGTTCTGGGGGGTTCCACTGAGTTTCATGGGTCAGTTTCGCTTCCTTTGTGGGTGGAAGTCAAGACGCTCTCAGAGCTGGGGCTGCCCACAGGGAAATGTGAGCCCAGCTCCTGCAGTGAATTGAGAACTGAAGCCAACCAGGCACAAACCACCACTTCCTGAGGGCAGCTGGGCCTGAGGACCTGTTCTGAGCAAGGCACAACTGGTAGGATCTTATGTGTCtcttggcctcagcctcccaaggcccCCACAACGTCTTCAGGACCTCCATGTTCACATGGCCACCTGTCTGTACCAGGGGGGATCTGTAAGACTGAGAAGTCCCTTCTCTCCGCAGCTCCACAGGCTAGGAACAGGCACAAATGGACAGAAAGATCAAAGGCCAAAAGGAAGATGTGGGAGAGATGAGTCTCCCTCATGTTGACTACAGGCCCAGTAGCACTGGAAGAAGGACAGCATCTGGGCAGGGGCAGAACATACACATATGGGTTACAAGGACACACCTTTAGTCTCCACGTGAGGAGTGGTGCCATTCATGTCCCTGTCACAGGGCAGCCAACCCTAGAGGGGCTTGCCCCATCTCCACGGGGGACTAGCATACTGTCCCGCCTTGCTGAGAGCCACTGATGGACTCAGCAGCAGATATGAAATGAAGCCTTTgacagagcccatcccaaagtgAGGCCACTTGGAGTCCCACCCTGAGGACAGACGGCCAAGGAGCAAATCCACGCTGCCTCTTGGCAGCCAGGTGCAGAGCACACACAGCACGGGCCTGAGCCCTGCTGAGCGAGCTGTGTGGCACAGCACCTGCTGGGGTCGGCAGAGCAGCTGTGGAGCCAAGTGACTGCTGTGCCCAGGAGGGCAGCCAGCGTGAAACCCACACCATCACCTCCTACCCAGTCCCAGGACAGATGTGCGCTGGACCCTGAGAGGGAACTCATTCAAGACTGCCCTAGATTTGGGCAGCAGCCCGTTTCCTGTGAAGGCTCCTGCAGAGGCCATACCTAGGTGATCCCAGCTGGGTGGGAAGCAGGGTTGAGAAGTCTTGTTGCCTGCAGGACACATCCTCAGAACCTCCTCAGGCTGGATCCTGACCCCAGAGTCAGCCTGAGGTCGCCCAGTGGAGACCTGCCTGCTCTTACCTCATGTGCCCCACCCACCTGTGCCCGCCCCCCGCTCACACACATTTGCTTTTGACCAGCACGGCCCCTTTACTGTGTTTGTCACCTGTGTACCAGGCACCTGGGGAGCAAGCAATCAGATGGGTTTCCATTCCAGAGCATGTGACTCCTGGTAGCACAGGTGGCTCATCGGTATTAATAATGACCAGGgcggggagtggctcagtggtagagcgcttgcctagcatgcaccaagcCCCAGGCACCATCCCCATTACTGAGGATCGGGATCCAACCACCAAAGAGAAAAGACATTAAGAGAAGCGGTTTTCTTTCAAAGACAAGCGTTCTCCTGAGTCCTAATCCTTGGCCATCTTTGGGCAGAAGTGAGGAACTGACACACAGGAGGGTTCCGCCATAGTGGAAATGCACAGAACAGGTTGCCAAGCTGCTGCACCacagtgggggtgggagtgggagatGAATCACAAGCAACGAGATGAAGAACAAGTGGCCAGCTGCAGGCTCGGTGGATTGTTTGAAGGAAAGAAAGCAGCATGGAGGAGTGGGAGGGCAGAGGGCTGCTGCTGGGCCTCATTTCCTTAGGACCCTGAAGTGGGAGGTAACCTCCTATAGGACGCCACAGGGGTCACCTGTCCTCTCTGGGCCAGGGTGAGGGTTGGAGCTGgcttcccctcctgccctctgcctgtGAGCTACCAACCCAGCCCTTAGACCTGTGGTGACACTGTCCACACCACACCACAAAAAGAGTCCCACACTCCTTTCTGAGTCCTTCTCAGTGGAACTCTCAGTCCTGTTCTCCTCTGTTGGAGGGAGCCTGGCTCAGCACCCTGTAGACCAGGAACTAGGGTGGGTCTGGTGGGTGGCCCAGTTGGCAATCAGTCAGGGAGGGACCAATGCCTTGTGTCCACCACAGCAACAGACCAGTGCCAGCCGGAGGCCCTGATCAACAGGCTGTCAACTAGATGCTGTGCTCTCTAAGGGCTCGGTAGTGTGTGTGGTAAGTCTCTGTTCTAGTCTTGAGGAAGCCACCAGGTGGCTAAgaaatgaggcagaacaccagCAAAGAGAATGTGGAATGAGCTACAGGAAGTGAGGGAGGAGGGCCTGGCTGCGACGAGCCCAGGAACAGGTCACCTGTGCTGGACTCACAAGGCAAGTTCCCAATGGGCAAAACCAGCCACGCAGGTGAGATGCAGGGAGAGGTGGGCAGGGTACGGAAAAGGAGCACCACCTACTGGGCCCCATGTTGCCCATGTCATTGATTAGTAACACCCACTAGATGACCACATAGGGACACACCCGTTTTACAGATGGGGACATGGGTGAGAGGCCAAGGAACTCTATGGCCCTGAAACTGTAGGCAGGGAAGCTGAATGACCACTGGTCCAACCTGACATTCCTGTAAGTGGCCAGTTCTGACTCCACCCATGTGtgagacaggaggagggaggcctgGGTTTCAGGAAGTAGGGCTGTCAGACAGCTGTGTGTGGGACATAACTGGGGAGGCCCAAGAAGTGGCTGAGACTATCCTGGGCAGTGTGGAGAAATCCCTGCACTGGGTGAGAGGatagggaaagggaagagaggggcGTGAGGGCAGATCTGTGGTCTGTaggtccctgtccctgtccctgtccagCTACACCCCTTCCATGCTGGCTTGGATCTGTGAAGCCACTGGCAGACATACATGGAGCTACCCTCCCAGTTTCCATTAGTCTTCCTCCTGAGCCGGGCCAAAAGGTAGCACGCCTGCAGGCTGCTCTGCTGCCCGGCTGGCATCCTTGCAGCTCACTCTGTGCTTATGCCGTGGCTCCTGACTTGGGGATGCTGGCAAAGCCCTGCAGGAGGGACTTGACAGCACACTGGATCTTCCAGGAAGGAAAATGACTAGCTGGCACTGCCCTCGTCTGTCTGCTCTGGCCAGGGACCTCTCAGTGGTCCCCAGAGTCACCAGGATGATGTCCAGAGGTGAGCTTCTCCTGTATGGCTCAACTAAGAGATGTTGGCTATGGGGCAGTGATCATTCCACGAGAGGAAAAGCCATAGAGTGCAGCCTGGATGTGATCTGCAGAGGGTCCTGTCCCTGGAGCCCTCAGGATATCTGCGTGAGAAGCAGGAATTGTCACTCCTGAATGGAAGCAGCACGTGGGCAGGGAaaagggtagagagaaaagaggtcACAGGAGCACCACTGTGTGCCAAAGGCACTTCCTACTCTGGCCCCAGttgggtgaggcaggaggatgaagtAGGCTGGTAAGGGGAGGACCATGTGTCATGGCGCGCTCCACCTCAGGCTGTGTAAATAAGACTTTGGGTGGCCACCACCCCTTCCATAGCTGCAGGAGGTACAACTTCCACTTTTGTCACACACCAGGCATCCGAGGCTTCCCGGATGTGCCCTCCCCACACAGATGGCCTCTCTGTCCACCAAAGCCATGCTGTTTTTAGCAAGCAACCTTTGTGAATGGCAGCAGGAGAAGAAGAATCAGCAAAAGACTTCTAAAATGGCTTTCCATGTGCTACTGCCACCATTAGTTCAAGTCCTAAGAGAGACCCACTGACCCCCTGTACTGTTTGTCAAGGTTTACTGGGGAACCAAGCTTTGGTGTCAAAGCACAGTAGCACCGAAGCCCAGGGTGTCCTCTTAGCCCATGGGGTTGTCCCCTGGACTTGGGCTGATGGACAAGACAACAGTTCGACATCAGTTAGAAAGGAGACCggagtggtggtgcacgcctgggatccc
This is a stretch of genomic DNA from Ictidomys tridecemlineatus isolate mIctTri1 chromosome 2, mIctTri1.hap1, whole genome shotgun sequence. It encodes these proteins:
- the Sh3gl1 gene encoding endophilin-A2 isoform X2 translates to MSVAGLKKQFYKASQLVSEKVGGAEGTKLDDDFKEMEKKVDVTSKAVAEVLVRTIEYLQPNPASRAKLTMLNTVSKIRGQVKNPGYPQSEGLLGECMIRHGKELGGESNFGDALLDAGESMKRLAEVKDSLDIEVKQNFIDPLQNLCDKDLKEIQHHLKKLEGRRLDFDYKKKRQGKIPDEELRQALEKFEESKEVAETSMHNLLETDIEQVSQLSALVDAQLDYHRQAVQILDELADKLRRRVRDASSRPKREYKPKPREPFDLGEPEQSNGGFPCTTAPKTTASSSFRSSDKPIRTPSRSMPPLDQPSCKALYDFEPENDGELGFREGDLITLTNQIDENWYEGMLHGQSGFFPLSYVEVLVPLPQ
- the Sh3gl1 gene encoding endophilin-A2 isoform X1, encoding MSVAGLKKQFYKASQLVSEKVGGAEGTKLDDDFKEMEKKVDVTSKAVAEVLVRTIEYLQPNPASRAKLTMLNTVSKIRGQVKNPGYPQSEGLLGECMIRHGKELGGESNFGDALLDAGESMKRLAEVKDSLDIEVKQNFIDPLQNLCDKDLKEIQHHLKKLEGRRLDFDYKKKRQGKIPDEELRQALEKFEESKEVAETSMHNLLETDIEQVSQLSALVDAQLDYHRQAVQILDELADKLRRRVRDASSRPKREYKPKPREPFDLGEPEQSNGGFPCTTAPKTTAASSSFRSSDKPIRTPSRSMPPLDQPSCKALYDFEPENDGELGFREGDLITLTNQIDENWYEGMLHGQSGFFPLSYVEVLVPLPQ